A part of Acidobacteriota bacterium genomic DNA contains:
- a CDS encoding HNH endonuclease, with protein sequence MIGAEDLLAKAERLLALLDQGSFTATYKYAVLLGLMDLCLEKTARDGSAPDALTTRELAEKVVDLYWPQTSAFRGETLRQNTGRPARILSDLLAFRDALPDPSLPLYRARRADPAGWERTVRQVEWTLILMPLPRLQTVGRETEPVIYTLGWDLGIEKRKADVLRYQQTGAGPFDNRILLLPGAGEALARLNGLLRPLVHRAWASMVARLNALDASRLEDFLFGVDRRALSAVRPDLVELQGGRCFYCGSRLVSRAEVDHFVPFARHPDNGLANLVAADPRCNAHKRDFIAAGAHLGRWLERNRTREADLRGLAERKNLEDHPAETLGVARGLYLRLPPRTLLWDRENRFQPADPAALRTLLTA encoded by the coding sequence GTGATCGGGGCCGAAGACCTCCTCGCGAAGGCCGAGCGCCTCCTGGCCCTGCTGGACCAGGGGTCCTTCACAGCCACCTACAAGTACGCGGTCCTGCTGGGCCTCATGGACCTGTGCCTGGAGAAGACCGCCCGGGACGGGTCCGCCCCCGACGCCCTCACCACCCGGGAACTGGCGGAGAAGGTGGTGGACCTCTACTGGCCCCAGACATCGGCTTTCCGCGGGGAAACCCTTCGCCAGAACACCGGCCGTCCGGCCCGCATCCTGTCCGACCTCCTCGCCTTCCGGGACGCCCTTCCCGACCCCTCGCTGCCCCTGTACCGGGCCCGCCGCGCCGACCCGGCGGGGTGGGAGCGGACGGTGCGGCAGGTGGAGTGGACGCTGATCCTCATGCCGCTGCCCCGGCTCCAGACCGTCGGCCGCGAGACGGAGCCCGTCATCTACACGCTCGGGTGGGACCTGGGGATCGAGAAGCGGAAGGCAGACGTCCTGCGGTACCAGCAAACGGGGGCCGGCCCCTTCGACAACCGGATCCTCCTCCTGCCCGGGGCCGGGGAGGCCCTGGCCCGGCTGAACGGCCTCCTGCGCCCCCTGGTCCACCGGGCCTGGGCCAGCATGGTCGCGCGGTTGAACGCCCTGGACGCGTCCCGCCTGGAGGACTTCCTCTTCGGGGTCGACCGCCGCGCCCTGTCCGCCGTCCGCCCGGACCTCGTAGAGCTGCAGGGGGGCCGCTGCTTCTACTGCGGCTCGCGCCTGGTCTCCCGGGCCGAGGTGGACCACTTCGTCCCCTTCGCCCGCCACCCCGACAACGGCCTCGCCAACCTGGTGGCGGCGGACCCCCGCTGCAACGCCCACAAGCGCGACTTCATCGCCGCCGGCGCCCACCTCGGCCGCTGGCTGGAGCGCAACCGCACCCGCGAAGCGGACCTTCGCGGTCTGGCGGAGCGAAAGAACCTGGAGGACCACCCCGCGGAGACGCTCGGCGTCGCCCGCGGCCTCTACCTCCGCCTCCCCCCGCGCACCCTCCTCTGGGACCGCGAAAACCGTTTCCAGCCCGCCGACCCCGCCGCCCTCCGCACCCTGCTCACGGCCTGA